A window of Mucilaginibacter sp. PAMC 26640 contains these coding sequences:
- a CDS encoding UDP-N-acetylglucosamine 1-carboxyvinyltransferase, with the protein MRNAFEIQGGKKLKGEIIPQGAKNEALQIISAVLLTGEKMTINNIPDIQDVNKLIELIGDMGVEVNRTSRSTCTFEAKEIDQDFFNSDAFKTKGGGLRGSIMILGPLLARFGKASIPKPGGDKIGRRRLDTHFLGFEKLGARFDYNPENGFYNVDASNLKGTYILLDEASVTGTANIVMAAVLAKGTTTIYNAACEPYLQQLCKMLNRMGAKISGIASNLLTIEGVESLGGTDHTMLPDMIEIGSFIGVAAMTGSEITIKDVKYKELGMIPDVFKRLGIKMELRGDDIYIPSQDHYEIDTFIDGTLLTVADSPWPGFTPDLLSIVLVVATQAKGSVLIHQKMFESRLFFVDKLLDMGANIILCDPHRATVIGLDKQIQLRGISMTSPDIRAGVSLLIAALSAKGKSTIYNIEQIERGYQNIDERLIALGADIKRV; encoded by the coding sequence ATGAGGAATGCATTTGAGATACAGGGCGGTAAAAAGCTAAAAGGCGAGATCATCCCGCAGGGTGCCAAGAACGAGGCGCTGCAAATTATATCCGCTGTATTACTTACCGGCGAAAAAATGACCATTAATAACATACCTGATATACAGGATGTTAATAAACTGATTGAATTAATTGGCGATATGGGTGTTGAGGTGAACCGCACGTCGCGCTCTACCTGCACTTTCGAGGCCAAAGAAATAGACCAGGATTTTTTCAATTCCGACGCTTTTAAAACAAAGGGCGGCGGTTTGCGTGGATCTATTATGATCCTGGGCCCGCTGCTGGCTCGTTTTGGAAAGGCGTCTATCCCAAAACCGGGTGGCGATAAAATCGGCCGCCGCAGGCTGGACACCCACTTCCTGGGCTTTGAGAAACTGGGCGCCAGGTTTGATTATAACCCGGAAAATGGCTTTTACAACGTAGATGCATCCAACCTAAAAGGCACTTACATCCTGTTAGATGAAGCATCAGTTACCGGTACGGCTAACATTGTAATGGCTGCCGTTTTAGCCAAAGGCACCACTACCATTTATAATGCTGCCTGCGAGCCCTACCTGCAGCAGCTTTGCAAAATGCTTAACCGCATGGGCGCTAAGATCAGCGGTATTGCATCCAATCTGTTAACTATTGAAGGCGTAGAAAGCCTGGGCGGCACAGACCATACCATGCTGCCGGATATGATCGAGATCGGATCGTTCATCGGAGTTGCTGCTATGACGGGATCTGAGATCACCATTAAAGATGTTAAATACAAAGAGCTGGGAATGATCCCGGATGTATTCAAACGCCTCGGGATCAAGATGGAACTGCGCGGCGATGATATTTACATTCCATCACAGGATCATTATGAGATCGATACGTTTATTGATGGCACACTGCTAACCGTGGCCGATTCGCCATGGCCGGGCTTTACGCCCGATCTGCTGAGCATTGTGCTGGTAGTAGCCACACAAGCAAAGGGTTCGGTACTTATTCACCAGAAAATGTTTGAGAGCCGTTTATTCTTCGTAGATAAACTGCTGGATATGGGGGCCAACATTATTCTTTGCGATCCGCACCGTGCTACCGTTATCGGCCTGGACAAGCAAATTCAGTTGCGTGGCATCTCTATGACCTCGCCGGATATCCGTGCCGGAGTTTCCTTACTGATTGCTGCGCTATCAGCAAAAGGTAAATCAACCATCTACAATATCGAGCAAATAGAACGCGGCTATCAAAATATAGATGAGCGTTTAATTGCACTGGGTGCAGATATAAAAAGAGTTTAA